The Brachyspira hampsonii genomic interval AGTCTGCTTGTTAATACTCTTTTAAAAGAAGTAGATAATCAGACTTTTGATGATGCTTTATTTTTCGTGAGAACTTCTATACCTACATTTATAGGAGTTGGAATCAATATTATAATGAGTGCATATTATACTTCTGTTCAAAAGGCAGGAGCTTCTGCAATTGTTGCTGCTTTAAGAAGTATGATTTTGCCTATTGTATTGGTATTAACACTTCCAAATATTTTTGGGTTTATAGGTTTGGTTTTGGTTTTGCCTATAAGCGAAGTATTTACTTTGATAGTTTCTTTGGCATTATATAAAAATAGAAGTGCCGATATTTTAATTACAGAATGATTATTTTATAAGAGTGTTGCTATGAATATAAACAAAGAGTTTGATTGCGATGTATTAATTGTAGGCGGAGGAATAGCTGGACTTATTGCTGCTGAACGAGCATTAAAAAGTTTTAAGAAAGTATGTATTATTGATTCTGCCAAGATTTGTTCTGGAGCTTCTTATTTTCCTTTAAAAGCTACATTAGGTATACAGGTAACAAAAGATAAAAATGATTATAATAAATATTATGAAGATATAACTAATATGGGAAAAGGTGTTGAAAATCCTGAACTTATAAAGACTTATATAAAAAATATTAAAAAAGATGTTTATCTTCTAAAAAGGATTGGTTTTAAACCTTGGCTTAGAAAAGATTCAAGACCTGCTTGTTTTGCTAAATACTCAAGAAATATTTTTTTGATTAATGATTGGAATGAAGCTAGAAAAAGAGCAAATAAAATTTTTAGAAAAAATAAAAGATTGAAAATATTTGAAGGAAGTTCTTTAATAAGGATTATAAAGAATAATGATAAAATTGAAGGAGCCATATTTCAAAATAAAGATAAATTTTTCTTTATAAAATCTAAAGTAATAATTTTAGCTGCTGGAGGAATAGCAGGAAATTATAAAAATAGTTTATATCCTAAAAAAATTAATGGCAGTTGTCATATTGCGGCATTAGATGCAGGAGCTTATGCACAAAATATGGAGTTTATTCAATTCATACCTGCTTATTATGGATTGAAAGAAGCAGTTATGCCCCTTTCAGTACAGATTTTGAAAGCAGTGAAATAGATTTAAAAATACCTTATAGCGGAGTAAGACTAAAATATTCTGAAGATTTATACAAGGATAAAGAAGAGTTTTATACTGTCTATTTAGATTGGCTTAAAATGGAAATGAATATTGATTTACTTAAAGATGAGACTTTAATAACTCATTTTGCTCATAGCTGTAATGGAGGCATTAAAATAGACAGCAATGGATTTACAGGTGTTGCTGGGCTTTATGCTATTGGTGAATTATCATCTGCGATAGAGGGTGCTAATAGGCTTGGTGGAAATTCTGTGGGAGGTGCTTTGGTATTTGGAAATAATGCTGTAAAAGATGCTTATAAATATATTAAAAATAGTAAATTTGATAATAATGATAAAAAATTAAATATTATAGAAAAAGAATTTAATGATTGGATTAATGATATTTCAAAAGGTGATAAAGAAAACACTTTGAAAAAAAATGAAGTTCTTATAAAAATAAGAGAATTAGTAAGTGAAAATTTATCTATTATAAGAAGCAGGGAAAAAATAGAAAATTTCTTAAGTAAGATTGATGAGATTAGAGGCAATTATAGTATAAAAGAAAATATTGAAGATGGTTCTATAGAAATTTATTTGATTATTGAAAGTGTGAAGATGATTGCTTTGAGTATGCTTGAGAGAGATGAAAGCAGGGGGGCTCATTATAGAGAAGATTTTCAAAATTCTTCGTATAAAATTTATAAACTTCAGGTAAATAGAGAAAATAATAAAACCAATATAGAGAAAATTTATATTAATAATTAAAACATTATAATAAATAGACTTGTTTTAAAACTATTTGACAAGATTATATAAAAGTTTTGTAGTTTATCAATTATAAAAACAATATTTTATATATTGTATAAATTATTATTTAAATATATAAATATCTAGTCTTTTGAAACAATTATAATTCAAATGTCTTTTTATTCTGTATATATTTTTTTATTAATTTATAGATTAGTATTCATTTTACTTATTTTTGTTAATAAATAATCATTGCATAACTATTAATATTTATTAATTATGATATATAATATATAGAAGTATTATTATTAAAACTTAAAAAATAATTTTATTAATTATTTTAATATTCAATAAAATAAGGATATTTTATGATTAAAAAACTTTTTTATTTTAAAAATTTTAATTATAAATTATATTTTTCACTGATATTTTTATCTTTGTTTCCGGCATTATATGAAACTATAAGAACTATTATAGTTTCAATATCAGCTGATTCTTCATCGTTTGATATTATGGGACATCTTGAATGGTTTGATTTAATAAATGAAACATTGCTTGCTTTTTTACATATACCTTTGTATGCCATATTTAATAGAGTGATAAAAAATCATTCTGAAGAAGATTTTGCTAAAGTAACATTTAAAACATTTTTAATTGGTTTTATATTGTATTGTTTATTTTCCATAGTAATTTATATAAAATCAAAAAGTATGATAGTATTTATGAATGTTAATGAGCCTGATATTGAAGCTGTTACAAAGTATTTAAATTTGGAAACTATAGCATTTGTAATTGGTTTTATTATTACTTCAATAAACATAGTAATAGTATCTAGAGAATTGTATAAAGTTTTTATAATATTTGCATTTGTAAAAACATTACTTATTATTTTATTGGATATTAATTTGGTGCTAAAATTTAATGTTTTTGGTGTTGCTTATTCAAATATGATTATAAATTTGCTTATGGGGATATTAGGTATTTTTATTTTAATAAAAAATGGATTAATAAAATTATCATGGTTTAACAGAGAAGATAAGATGATATTTATTTCCTATTTTAAAATAGGAATATTTTCAGCACTTCAAATTCTCGTTGATAATATAGTATATGCTTTAATGATTGTAAAAATGGTTAATTTAGTAGCTGAACAGGGCAATTATTGGATAGCAAATAATTTTATATGGAGTTGGTTATTGATGCCTGTGCTTGCTTTAAACGAAGTTATAAGAACTAATTGTAAATATAAAGATAATAATCAGCTTTGGAATTATTTTAGGATAATATTTTTTATAACCATTTTAGCATCAGCAGCAGTTTTATTTTCAAATATATTTTTTGAACATGTGGAGAGAATTGAAAATCATAATGATGTATATTTAATAGTATTAAAATTGGCACCTTTTTATATATTTTATGCTTTGTCAATAATACCTGATAATATATTTATAGGTTATGGTAAGACATTATATAATCTTATTAATTCTATAATTATTAATTTTGTTTATTATGGTATTGTGTATTTTTTATATTTGAAAGGATATATTGTTTTCAATATGAATACTATTATTATTATGTTTGGTTTAGGTATGATTTTTCATGCTTTAATATCATATATTATTTTTATTATAAAATTTAGACATAATATATTTTTTTCAAATATGAATTAATAAATATTTAAACTATTTTTTATAATTTGTATTTTATTTTAAATTACTCTATAAAGATGAAGTTTTTACCAAATAATAAAACAGATAAATAATATTTTTTAATTATATATTTATTCAGATATCATAATGCCGCTTTCATATTTCAATGCCTTTGCATATACAAGCTCTTTTTTGTTTAGATTAGTTTCGCTATGAAGTTTGCATTTTAAGTATTCAGCACTTGTTCCTATATAATTATTGTCTGATAAAGTTTTTTCTATTATTATTTTTAGATTTCTTCCTTCAGCATTTTTGTAGTATAAGTCTTTTAATTTGCTGTTTAGAGTATTTAATATTTTAGCTCTTTTTAACTTTGTTCTGTATCCGACTTGAGAGTCCATTTTTGATGAAGGAGTATTTTCTCTGTTTGAATATCTGAATATATGAATTTTTATAAATTTTGACTTTTCACATAAATCATAAGTATCATTAAAATCTGTATTTTCTTCATGAGGAAAGCCTACCATTACATCGCTGCTTATTGCCATATTTGAATTAGTTTCATATAGTTTTTCTGTAACTGAGAGATAATCTTCTCTTGTGTATCTTCTGTTCATAAGTTTAAGTATTTTGTTGCTCCCGGACTGAAGCGGTATATGAGCATGAGGACATAGTACATCATCATTTTTAAATAGACTTATAAGATTATCATCAAAATAAAGCGGTTCTACAGATGAAAGTCTTATTCTAATGCCGTATTTTGAGGAATGTTCTAATATTTGAGTGAGTATATTATAGAAGCTGATTTCATTATTATAGTTGTATGAACCCAAATTAAGCCCTGTTAATACTATTTCTTTATATCCGTAATCATTAGCCATTTTTACAGCATCAAATATTTTTTGAGGCTCTACACTTCTATGCCTTCCTCTCACCCTTGAAACTATGCAGTATGTACAAAATACTTCACATCCGTCCTGTATTTTTAAATATGCTCTGCTTTGCTCCTGAGGAAAAAATATTGGATTATTTATTTTATTTTCAGAGTTATTATGCATAGTGTTAAATATTATTTCTGAAGCCTCTTCTTTTTTATCATTTGGTATTAGTATAATATTATCTTGCATAATAGATGAATCTTTATCTTTTTTTGAAACATAGCATCCTATTAAAAATACTTTTTTTTGAGATATGTCCCCAAGTTTTTCTAAATATGCAATGAGTTTTTTATCGCTGTCATTAGTAACAGTGCATGTATTTATAGCTATTGCATCGGCATTATTTAATTCAGTAATATTAGCTCCCATATTTTTTAATTCATAAGATATTTTTTCGCTTTCATATTGATTAAGACGGCATCCGAAAGTATGTAAATGTATATTCATAAATTTCTCTTTTGTAAATAGTATTGAATAAATAGTATTAATTCTCTATTAGTATATATTAAAATCTATAATAACTCAAACATTTTAAAAATATTTAATTAACATAACATTTTTTATAATAAAAAAATAAAATAATCCGATTAACATAATAACATATTTTTTTGTTTTTACTACTTGCGGAATTTGACAATTATGTTAATATAATTATGTTTATTGAAATATGTTTATTATAAATTTATTTTATAATTAAAAATTCTATTATATCGCAAGGGGAGTTGCAATGAATCCTAACTATCGCATAGAATTAGCAGACAATATGAAAGGGAGCGAAAAAATGGCATTTAATAATGATTCTTCATCATTAGATACTGTAATAAAAGTAATAGGTATTGGAAACGGCGGCTGTAATGCTGTAAACAGAATGATAGAAGAAGGTTTGAAAGATGTAGAGTTTATTGCTATGAATACAGATGCCCAAGCTCTATCTCGTTCTAATGCTCCTACAAGAATAGTTTTAGGAGACAGAGTAACTCAGGGACTAGGGGCTGGTACAGATCCTGAAAAAGGTGCTGAGGCTGCCAGAGAGGATATTGCCAATATAGAAGAAGTTGTAAATGGAGCTAATTTAGTATTTATAGCAAGCAGTTTCGGAGGGGGCACAGGAACAGGAGCAAGTCCTGTAGTTGCTGAAGCTGCTAAAAAAGCAGGAGCTTTAACTATAGGAGTAGTAACTAAGCCTTTTGAATATGAAGGTAAATTGAAAATGAACCGTGCTGAGTCTGGAATCGATAAAATGCTTACTGTAGTGGACTCTCTTATAATAATACCTAATGAAAACCTTTATGATATGGTTGATATGGATAATTATAGTTATGAAGAGGCATTATCAGTTGTAGATGATGTGCTTCGTCAGGGCGTACAAGGAATATCTGATATAATTACTCAGACAGGATTTATTAATGTTGACTTTGCAGATGTTAAGACTATGATTTCTCTATCTAATGGAAGAGCTCATTTAGGTATAGGTGTAGGTAAGGGAGATGAAAGACTTCAAAAAGCTATAACTAATGCATTTGAAAATCCTCTTTTAGATGTTTCAAGCATAAAAAATGCAAGAGGTATACTTGCTAATATAGTTTGTCCTAAAGATTTTGCTATGAAAGAGTATAGAGAGGCTAGTAAAATCATTAATAATTATGCTAATGATAATGCTAATATAAAAATAGGTGTTTGTCCTAAGGAAGAACTAAAAGATGAAATTATCGTTACAATAGTTGCTACAGGATTCGATGCAAATGCTAAGAATAATTCTGAAAATAAAGATTTAGACTCAAATGCAAATGATATAATAAATAAATCTGCATCAGTTAATAAAAGTGCAATTATAAATAATAATAATTCTAATAGTTCTAATGATGTATCTTCTAATAATACATATTCTCATGTTGAAGATATTAATACTGATAATAAAAAAGAAGAAGATATAAGCAGCAGTAAAAATGAAATTAATAAAGCAGAAGTAAGCGAAAAGATCATATCTGAGAGTAAAATATCATCAAAAAATATAGCTGAAAATATAGTTGATATAGATAATATAAATACAATAGTAAAAGAACCTCAGGAAGGACATGAAGTAGAACTTGAAACTTTGAATATTAATTCAGAAATCAATATTCAAAAAGATAAAGCATCAGAAAAAAATGAAGCTGTAATAGAAGAAGAAAAACAAGAAGTTAAAGAAAAGGTATTAATTTCAGATAATAATGATAAAATTCAAGAAACTAAAGAATATAAATTTGAAAATTATATTAGAAACCTTAAAAAACCTATAATAACTAAATCAAATAGGTTTAATAATCTCAATGAGAGCATCATTAGCAATGATAATGAAGAAGAAAATGATAATGAAGATATTAAAGAAACATTTAATAGAACTATAGTTAATAATAATTCAGAGTATGCTCATAGATATGAAACAAAAGAAAGAATATCAGAAGAGATGCGTTTTGAAGAAGAGGAGAAACATAATAATCCCCATTCAGATTATCACAAAAATCCATTTGATATAGTATCAGATGATTATATGGATAAGCATAATAAAATGGGTTCAAAAATGTCTATATTTGGTGAAACTTCTACTATTGATAATGATTTGGAAAAACCGGCATTTTTAAGAAGGCAAATACAGGCAAGAAATACTATGAGATAAGGTGTTATTTAAAATATGAAGAAAAATATTTTTAAAAAAAGATTATTGTTAAGTCTTTTTATTTTTCAAATATTGGTTTTTCATGCTTTTTCTCAAAATACTGCAGAAAATGCTTTGAAACTGTATAATGAAAGAAATTATGAAAGTTCCATAAGAATATTAGAATCTCTTAATGTTAAGCCTAGCGATTTAGATTTATATTTATTATTGATAGATAATTATATAAAACTTAATAATTTTGCTATGGCGGAAACTTTAATAGCAGATGCTGAACGATATCATTCAAGAAATTATAGATTGCTTGAAAGAAAGTTAATTATGGAGCTTATGAATAATAGAAATTCAGAGGCGAGAACAACTGTTAATACTATAAAGCAATTAGATAATAAGAATTATATAGCTAATTATGCAGAAGGTGTTCTTAGTGAGAGAGCAGGATATTATCAAACAGCTATGAATATGTATGAAAGGGCTAGGGTTATTAATAGGGTGAGACCTGAGGCTACTGTTTCATTGGCATATTTGTATCTTGCTAATGGCGACAGTAATGCTGCTTTAAAACTATTTAATGAGAATATGACAAATAATCCTAGAATGGCTGAATCTTATTATAATTTAGCTAATTATTATTATTTAAATAAAGAATATAATAAATCTTTAGATGAAATTAATAATGCCCTATTTTACTATACCAATTATAATGATGCTAATATATTGAAAGCTAATGTATTTATTTCTTTAAATAGATACGATGAAGCTATAGCTATATTAGAATATATGCCTGATACAGGGTTTAAAAATAATTCTAAATATTATTATATAGGTAATGTTTATGAGGGGGCTAATAATTATTTGCGGGCTAAAAATGCATATATAAATTACCTTAGAACTAAGCCTGAAGATGAGCTTGGAAGACTTGCATACGAAAGAGTATTGCTGCATACTAATCCTACTCCTGATTATGAGAGGGACAGAGCCGCTTTATACTATGGAAATTTAGCTTCTTACTATACAAGACTTGCAGATAATATAAGAGCTCAGGCATATTTAAAACATATGTTAAAATTAAATCCTGCTAATACTTACGCAAGATTAATGCTTTCAGATGTTTATAGAA includes:
- a CDS encoding FAD-binding protein, with protein sequence MNINKEFDCDVLIVGGGIAGLIAAERALKSFKKVCIIDSAKICSGASYFPLKATLGIQVTKDKNDYNKYYEDITNMGKGVENPELIKTYIKNIKKDVYLLKRIGFKPWLRKDSRPACFAKYSRNIFLINDWNEARKRANKIFRKNKRLKIFEGSSLIRIIKNNDKIEGAIFQNKDKFFFIKSKVIILAAGGIAGNYKNSLYPKKINGSCHIAALDAGAYAQNMEFIQFIPAYYGLKEAVMPLSVQILKAVK
- a CDS encoding FAD-binding protein, with the protein product MNIDLLKDETLITHFAHSCNGGIKIDSNGFTGVAGLYAIGELSSAIEGANRLGGNSVGGALVFGNNAVKDAYKYIKNSKFDNNDKKLNIIEKEFNDWINDISKGDKENTLKKNEVLIKIRELVSENLSIIRSREKIENFLSKIDEIRGNYSIKENIEDGSIEIYLIIESVKMIALSMLERDESRGAHYREDFQNSSYKIYKLQVNRENNKTNIEKIYINN
- the mtaB gene encoding tRNA (N(6)-L-threonylcarbamoyladenosine(37)-C(2))-methylthiotransferase MtaB; protein product: MNIHLHTFGCRLNQYESEKISYELKNMGANITELNNADAIAINTCTVTNDSDKKLIAYLEKLGDISQKKVFLIGCYVSKKDKDSSIMQDNIILIPNDKKEEASEIIFNTMHNNSENKINNPIFFPQEQSRAYLKIQDGCEVFCTYCIVSRVRGRHRSVEPQKIFDAVKMANDYGYKEIVLTGLNLGSYNYNNEISFYNILTQILEHSSKYGIRIRLSSVEPLYFDDNLISLFKNDDVLCPHAHIPLQSGSNKILKLMNRRYTREDYLSVTEKLYETNSNMAISSDVMVGFPHEENTDFNDTYDLCEKSKFIKIHIFRYSNRENTPSSKMDSQVGYRTKLKRAKILNTLNSKLKDLYYKNAEGRNLKIIIEKTLSDNNYIGTSAEYLKCKLHSETNLNKKELVYAKALKYESGIMISE
- the ftsZ gene encoding cell division protein FtsZ → MNPNYRIELADNMKGSEKMAFNNDSSSLDTVIKVIGIGNGGCNAVNRMIEEGLKDVEFIAMNTDAQALSRSNAPTRIVLGDRVTQGLGAGTDPEKGAEAAREDIANIEEVVNGANLVFIASSFGGGTGTGASPVVAEAAKKAGALTIGVVTKPFEYEGKLKMNRAESGIDKMLTVVDSLIIIPNENLYDMVDMDNYSYEEALSVVDDVLRQGVQGISDIITQTGFINVDFADVKTMISLSNGRAHLGIGVGKGDERLQKAITNAFENPLLDVSSIKNARGILANIVCPKDFAMKEYREASKIINNYANDNANIKIGVCPKEELKDEIIVTIVATGFDANAKNNSENKDLDSNANDIINKSASVNKSAIINNNNSNSSNDVSSNNTYSHVEDINTDNKKEEDISSSKNEINKAEVSEKIISESKISSKNIAENIVDIDNINTIVKEPQEGHEVELETLNINSEINIQKDKASEKNEAVIEEEKQEVKEKVLISDNNDKIQETKEYKFENYIRNLKKPIITKSNRFNNLNESIISNDNEEENDNEDIKETFNRTIVNNNSEYAHRYETKERISEEMRFEEEEKHNNPHSDYHKNPFDIVSDDYMDKHNKMGSKMSIFGETSTIDNDLEKPAFLRRQIQARNTMR
- a CDS encoding tetratricopeptide repeat protein, coding for MKKNIFKKRLLLSLFIFQILVFHAFSQNTAENALKLYNERNYESSIRILESLNVKPSDLDLYLLLIDNYIKLNNFAMAETLIADAERYHSRNYRLLERKLIMELMNNRNSEARTTVNTIKQLDNKNYIANYAEGVLSERAGYYQTAMNMYERARVINRVRPEATVSLAYLYLANGDSNAALKLFNENMTNNPRMAESYYNLANYYYLNKEYNKSLDEINNALFYYTNYNDANILKANVFISLNRYDEAIAILEYMPDTGFKNNSKYYYIGNVYEGANNYLRAKNAYINYLRTKPEDELGRLAYERVLLHTNPTPDYERDRAALYYGNLASYYTRLADNIRAQAYLKHMLKLNPANTYARLMLSDVYRRMGLEEKSLEELEIAKNVNPEEKSIIYKYDSYKRRLDKNIVSKSWGIEQYNIETPGFTVAITDTITAQKDSPLFLNTSLYQTFAYVLPQFGRFKVLEMYTNYYDTVDLYRELNRINADYFLRGSAFQNNDTFTIMLDLVDVKSEKVVTNFTVMTRGREKVMGAAVMAGRVINNSIPFYSKVIKIHNDNIYINAGRMQGVTNNMNLILYDTSTPRTDLSARGYNSAVGMIKVITADENVSLAKLIDGRLLNKVNLNQIVMPYITNTVQSTNTNANAVN